The proteins below come from a single Pelagibaculum spongiae genomic window:
- a CDS encoding GNAT family N-acetyltransferase has protein sequence MTKPSVMLKKAQIKNARSIQLLWSEIYQENSCFVGQPASTSRIKELIASNRVHKVPYLLAFFGDQLIGSCEIIIRNNKALIGVMVDSKYRKSGTATRLINACLEYFNHYDKNTVYLWVLDRNLPAIQLYKKLGFIRTSSSPRPINKDSHLIEFKKP, from the coding sequence ATGACCAAACCATCTGTGATGCTAAAAAAAGCTCAAATAAAGAATGCTCGATCAATACAATTGTTATGGTCTGAAATTTACCAAGAGAACTCTTGTTTTGTCGGGCAACCTGCATCTACTTCCAGAATCAAAGAGTTGATTGCCAGCAATAGGGTTCATAAAGTTCCTTACTTATTGGCTTTTTTCGGTGATCAACTTATCGGAAGCTGTGAAATCATCATCAGAAACAACAAGGCATTAATTGGTGTTATGGTGGATTCAAAATATCGGAAGTCTGGAACTGCGACCAGATTGATCAATGCTTGCTTGGAATACTTCAATCACTACGATAAAAACACTGTTTATTTATGGGTACTCGATAGGAATTTACCGGCTATTCAACTCTATAAAAAACTCGGTTTTATTCGCACCTCATCATCTCCCCGACCTATAAACAAAGACTCACATTTAATTGAGTTCAAGAAGCCGTAA